A stretch of the Crocinitomicaceae bacterium genome encodes the following:
- a CDS encoding response regulator transcription factor → MIRAVIIDDIPEAISVLKSDLENYCVNIEVIGSAEGVVTGAKLIREQKPDLVFLDIQMKDGSGFDLLEIVPDVHFKLIFTTASDEFAVKAFKFSAVDYLLKPIDPDELMDAVSRVESQDKPTQRIDLLKENFVKTKRIALNTLEKIHIVNIDEILRCESNINYTMFYFVDGTKLLVTKTLKEFDNLLSEHQFIRVHQSHLINANFIKEFLKSAGEIVMKDGTRVPVSTRKKQVLMDMISNF, encoded by the coding sequence ATGATTCGTGCTGTTATTATTGATGATATTCCTGAAGCAATTTCTGTGTTGAAATCTGATTTAGAAAATTATTGTGTAAACATTGAAGTCATTGGATCTGCTGAAGGAGTAGTTACCGGAGCAAAATTGATTCGTGAGCAAAAACCCGATCTTGTTTTTCTGGATATTCAAATGAAAGATGGCAGCGGCTTTGATTTGCTTGAAATTGTTCCTGATGTTCATTTCAAATTAATTTTTACTACCGCAAGTGATGAGTTTGCAGTGAAAGCGTTTAAATTTTCAGCCGTTGATTATTTGCTCAAACCCATTGATCCTGATGAATTGATGGATGCCGTAAGCCGTGTTGAAAGCCAAGATAAACCTACCCAACGAATTGATTTGCTCAAAGAAAATTTTGTAAAGACGAAACGCATTGCGTTGAATACACTTGAAAAAATTCACATCGTTAATATTGATGAAATTCTGCGCTGCGAATCTAATATCAACTATACCATGTTTTATTTTGTTGACGGAACAAAACTATTGGTAACAAAAACGCTGAAAGAATTTGACAATCTTTTATCAGAACATCAGTTTATTAGAGTGCATCAATCTCATCTTATCAATGCCAATTTCATTAAAGAATTCCTTAAATCAGCCGGGGAAATTGTGATGAAAGACGGAACCCGTGTGCCGGTTTCTACTCGCAAAAAACAAGTGCTCATGGATATGATTTCAAATTTTTAA
- a CDS encoding glutaminyl-peptide cyclotransferase: MNLFRVKYLTLLVLPAVLFACSGEQNNDGDEHLQKNQPPLKIISPLNEDDFTVGDIIEVQIEVNKPTEVKNLELYFADTLYQTGLDAVTQTIQIDTKNGNVGFTKIHLSYQTSDGEQHGDTRKIVLFSDTAPVQKKAVIVKSYVHDKSSYTQGLEFNNNQLFEGTGQLGQSILAEVNLNTGQILRKISLEPSYFGEGITILNDTIYQITWTDKTCFVYDLNFNKIREMNYEGEGWGLCNDGTYIIMSNGTNEIVWRDPHTFEIVKQLYVFSDQSDYSNLNELELINGNLFINVYTEDYIVEVDTAYGKVLSVIDCADIVIDGRVPGADVLNGIAHHKSSGKTYLTGKWWPKLYEVKFEEVTLP, translated from the coding sequence ATGAATTTATTTCGCGTAAAATATCTTACACTTCTGGTATTACCTGCTGTACTTTTTGCCTGCAGCGGAGAACAAAATAATGACGGTGATGAGCATTTGCAAAAAAATCAACCACCCCTAAAAATAATCAGCCCCTTGAATGAAGACGACTTCACCGTAGGCGATATCATTGAAGTACAAATTGAAGTTAACAAACCAACAGAAGTAAAAAACCTTGAGCTTTATTTTGCAGACACTTTATATCAAACCGGCTTAGATGCCGTGACTCAAACAATTCAAATTGACACCAAAAATGGAAATGTTGGTTTCACTAAAATACATCTATCTTATCAAACATCAGATGGAGAACAACATGGTGATACCCGTAAAATTGTATTGTTCTCAGATACCGCACCGGTACAGAAAAAAGCAGTCATCGTAAAATCTTACGTACATGACAAATCATCGTATACACAAGGGCTTGAATTTAACAACAATCAATTATTTGAAGGTACCGGACAATTAGGGCAATCTATACTGGCAGAAGTAAATTTGAACACAGGTCAGATCCTAAGAAAAATTTCTTTGGAACCAAGTTATTTTGGAGAAGGGATTACCATTCTCAATGATACTATTTATCAAATAACCTGGACAGATAAAACTTGTTTTGTCTATGACCTGAACTTTAATAAAATCAGAGAAATGAATTATGAAGGTGAAGGCTGGGGCTTGTGTAATGACGGCACATACATCATCATGTCTAATGGCACAAATGAAATTGTTTGGAGAGATCCGCACACGTTTGAAATAGTAAAACAGCTATATGTTTTTTCAGATCAGTCAGACTATTCCAATTTAAATGAGCTGGAACTAATCAATGGCAACCTTTTCATCAACGTGTATACTGAAGACTATATCGTTGAAGTTGATACTGCGTATGGTAAAGTGCTGTCTGTAATTGATTGTGCTGATATTGTGATTGACGGGCGTGTTCCGGGTGCAGATGTTTTAAACGGTATCGCGCATCATAAGTCAAGCGGTAAAACTTACCTTACCGGAAAATGGTGGCCTAAATTATACGAGGTGAAATTTGAAGAAGTCACTCTTCCTTAA